A single window of Taeniopygia guttata chromosome 1, bTaeGut7.mat, whole genome shotgun sequence DNA harbors:
- the ATP6AP2 gene encoding renin receptor, whose translation MADMGRRGGAGRALRLAALLAAAWVAGVCGGEFSILRSPQSVVFRDGSWPIPGERIPDVAALTMGFSVEEDLPWPGLGVGDLFHRPQATVLVTVKGVDKLPVKGVSYPIENAVPFSLDSVANAIHTLFSEETPVVLQLAPSEERVYMVGKANAVFEDLSVTLRQLRNRLFQDSSILSSLPLNSLSRNNEVDLLFLSELQVLHDIASLLSRHKHLAKDHSPDLYSLELSGLEEVGKRYGEDSQQFKDASQILVDSLQKFADEMFNLYGGNAVVEVVAVKEFNSPLSRKTRSILQASQSKTENPYNLAYPYNYDYSVIFNIVLWMMIGLALAVIVISYNLWNMDPGYDSIIYRMTNQKIRMD comes from the exons atGGCGGACAtggggcggcgcggcggggccggccgggcccTGCGGCTGGCGGCGCTGCTGGCAGCGGCCTGGGTCGCCG GTGTCTGTGGTGGTGAGTTCAGCATCTTGCGATCCCCTCAGTCGGTTGTTTTCCGAGATGGAAGCTGGCCGATCCCGGGCGAGCGGATCCCAGATGTTGCTGCACTGACCATGGGCTTTTCTGTTGAAGAA GACCTCCCCTGGCCCGGGCTGGGCGTGGGTGATCTGTTTCACCGGCCACAAGCCACTGTGCTGGTGACAGTGAAAGGCGTGGACAAGCTGCCTGTGAAAGGGGTTTCTTACCCCATTGAGAAT GCCGTTCCTTTCAGTCTGGACAGTGTTGCAAATGCCATCCATACTCTGTTTTCTGAGGAGACGCCCGTGGTGTTGCAGCTGGCCCCCAGTGAGGAA agggtGTACATGGTGGGCAAGGCCAACGCTGTGTTTGAGGATCTCTCTGTCACGCTGCGCCAGCTGCGGAACCGCCTGTTCCAGGAcagctccatcctcagctccctCCCTCTCAACTCCCTCAGCAGGAACAATGAG GTTGACTTGCTTTTTCTGTCAGAACTTCAAGTCCTACATGATATTGCAAGCCTG CTGTCTCGACACAAGCACTTAGCCAAAGATCACTCTCCAGACCTTTATTCCCTGGAACTGTCTGGTTTGGAAGAGGTTGGGAAACGATATGGGGAAGACTCTCAGCAGTTCAAGGATGCTTCTCAAATTCTTGTAGACTCTTTGCAAAAG tttgcAGATGAGATGTTTAATCTGTATGGTGGGAATGCAGTAGTAGAAGTGGTGGCTGTGAAGGAGTTTAACTCTCCCCTCTCGAGGAAGACTCGCTCAATTCTCCAGGCTTCACAG AGTAAAACTGAAAATCCATATAACCTTGCCTATCCATATAACTACGACTACTCTGTAATCTTCAACATTGTTCTGTGGATGATGATAGGTCTTGCTTTAGCTGTGATAGTTATCTCCTACAACCTCTGGAACATGGATCCTGGCTATGACAGCATTATTTATAGGATGACAAATCAGAAGATAAGAATGGATTGA